Proteins encoded in a region of the Enterococcus gilvus ATCC BAA-350 genome:
- the tpiA gene encoding triose-phosphate isomerase — translation MRKPIIAGNWKMNLTASEAKDFAEAVKNNVPANDKVDSVIGSPALFLQELVEAAKGTDLKISAQNCYWENAGAFTGETSPAALADLGVEYVIIGHSERREYFHETDEEINKKAKAIFANGMLPILCCGESLETYEAGKTAEWIEGQIKAGLADLSAEQVSNMVIAYEPIWAIGTGKSADAQIADEICGVVRSTVEGIYGKEVSEAVRIQYGGSVKPENIAEYMAKENVDGALVGGASLKADSFLALLEGAK, via the coding sequence ATGCGTAAACCCATTATTGCTGGTAACTGGAAAATGAACCTAACTGCTTCAGAAGCAAAAGACTTTGCTGAAGCAGTAAAAAACAATGTTCCTGCGAACGATAAAGTAGATTCAGTCATTGGATCACCTGCTTTATTCTTGCAAGAATTAGTTGAAGCAGCAAAAGGCACTGACTTAAAAATTTCTGCTCAAAACTGCTACTGGGAAAATGCTGGAGCGTTCACTGGTGAAACTTCACCTGCTGCTTTGGCGGATCTTGGTGTGGAATATGTCATCATCGGCCATTCAGAACGTCGTGAATACTTCCACGAAACAGACGAAGAAATCAACAAAAAAGCCAAAGCGATCTTCGCAAACGGCATGTTGCCAATTCTTTGCTGTGGTGAGTCTTTAGAAACGTATGAAGCTGGCAAAACAGCTGAATGGATCGAAGGACAAATCAAAGCTGGTTTAGCTGATCTTTCTGCTGAACAAGTTTCAAACATGGTTATTGCTTATGAACCAATCTGGGCTATCGGTACTGGTAAATCTGCTGACGCACAAATCGCTGACGAAATCTGCGGCGTTGTTCGTTCAACAGTTGAAGGTATCTACGGCAAAGAAGTTTCTGAAGCTGTTCGTATCCAATACGGCGGTTCTGTGAAACCAGAAAACATTGCGGAATACATGGCTAAAGAAAACGTTGACGGCGCTTTAGTTGGCGGAGCCAGCTTAAAAGCTGATTCATTCTTAGCATTATTAGAAGGCGCAAAATAA
- the eno gene encoding phosphopyruvate hydratase gives MSIISDVYAREVLDSRGNPTIEVEVYTEDGAFGRGMVPSGASTGEYEAVELRDGDKARYGGKGVTKAVDNVNNVIAEAIIGYDVRDQAAIDAAMIELDGTPNKGKLGANAILGVSIAVARAAADFLEIPLYNYLGGFNTKVLPTPMMNIINGGSHADNSIDFQEFMIMPVGAPTFKEALRYGAEVFHALASILKAKGLATSVGDEGGFAPNLGSNEEGFEVIIEAIEKAGYVPGKDIVLAMDAASSEFYDKEKGVYVLADSGEGEKTTEEMIAFYESLVAKYPIISIEDGLDENDWEGTKKLTEALGDKVQLVGDDLFVTNTEKLAKAIDMGVANSILIKVNQIGTLTETFNAIEMAKEAGYTAVVSHRSGETEDSTISDIAVATNAGQIKTGSLSRTDRIAKYNQLLRIEDQLGEVAEYKGLKSFYNLKNK, from the coding sequence ATGTCAATTATCTCAGACGTTTACGCACGCGAAGTCCTAGACTCACGTGGTAACCCAACAATCGAAGTAGAAGTTTATACAGAAGACGGCGCATTCGGCCGCGGTATGGTTCCTTCAGGTGCTTCAACTGGTGAATATGAAGCCGTTGAATTACGTGATGGCGACAAAGCTCGTTACGGCGGTAAAGGTGTTACTAAAGCAGTTGATAATGTAAACAATGTTATCGCTGAAGCAATCATCGGCTACGACGTACGTGACCAAGCTGCTATTGATGCTGCTATGATCGAATTAGATGGCACTCCTAACAAAGGTAAATTAGGTGCGAACGCTATTCTTGGTGTTTCTATCGCCGTTGCCCGTGCAGCTGCTGACTTCTTAGAAATCCCATTGTACAACTACCTTGGCGGATTCAATACTAAAGTTTTGCCTACTCCTATGATGAATATCATCAATGGTGGATCACATGCTGATAACTCTATCGACTTCCAAGAATTTATGATCATGCCAGTTGGCGCTCCTACATTCAAAGAAGCTTTACGTTATGGTGCAGAAGTATTCCACGCTTTAGCTTCAATCTTAAAAGCTAAAGGTCTTGCTACTTCAGTTGGTGACGAAGGTGGATTCGCTCCTAACCTTGGTTCTAATGAAGAAGGTTTCGAAGTAATCATCGAAGCGATTGAAAAAGCTGGCTATGTACCTGGTAAAGACATCGTTCTTGCTATGGATGCTGCTTCTTCTGAATTCTACGACAAAGAAAAAGGTGTTTACGTTTTAGCTGACTCAGGCGAAGGCGAAAAAACAACTGAAGAAATGATCGCATTCTACGAATCATTAGTTGCTAAATACCCAATCATCTCAATCGAAGACGGCTTAGACGAAAACGATTGGGAAGGTACTAAGAAATTAACTGAAGCTTTAGGCGATAAAGTTCAATTAGTTGGTGACGACTTGTTCGTTACAAACACTGAAAAATTAGCTAAAGCAATTGATATGGGTGTTGCGAACTCAATCCTTATCAAAGTTAACCAAATCGGTACATTAACTGAAACTTTCAATGCTATCGAAATGGCTAAAGAAGCTGGCTACACTGCAGTTGTATCTCACCGTTCTGGTGAAACAGAAGATTCAACAATCTCTGATATCGCTGTAGCAACAAACGCTGGCCAAATCAAAACTGGTTCTCTTTCACGTACTGACCGTATTGCTAAATACAACCAATTACTGAGAATTGAAGACCAATTAGGTGAAGTTGCTGAATACAAAGGTCTGAAAAGCTTCTATAACTTGAAAAACAAATAG
- a CDS encoding tyrosine-type recombinase/integrase — protein MDFETLFKEYLLDLKLKNFSKRTIESYNFHKNKFIRFYKREINTEVDILKITSYDYKLFISDMLDSEYKATYINTILKTQRAFWNYLVNEDVVKVSPMAKIKNLKETKVVLTTFNDAEIKRMLNFWKFDGFMNARNKCIIAVLADTGIRVSELLNIKDSDLSSQHIRICGKGDKWRVVPISDELDYFITKYRRIRDNHFKNIRNRNNRERKIAENLFLNKTGSEIKTVANLQIMIKETAIKANVRESVRASPHTFRHYWTVKNLNLGQDIFTISRILGHSKLDTTKIYISSITDEQLITKAKQTSPLADIL, from the coding sequence ATGGATTTTGAAACATTATTTAAAGAGTATTTGTTAGATTTAAAATTAAAGAATTTTTCTAAACGAACTATAGAATCTTATAACTTTCACAAGAATAAATTCATCAGATTTTATAAAAGAGAGATAAACACAGAGGTAGATATTTTAAAAATTACAAGTTATGACTACAAATTATTTATATCGGATATGTTAGACAGTGAGTATAAAGCAACATATATCAACACTATTTTAAAAACTCAAAGAGCATTTTGGAATTATTTGGTAAACGAAGATGTTGTAAAAGTTAGTCCAATGGCTAAAATTAAAAATTTGAAGGAAACAAAAGTGGTATTAACAACATTTAATGATGCTGAAATAAAGAGAATGTTAAATTTTTGGAAGTTTGACGGTTTTATGAATGCGAGAAATAAGTGTATAATTGCGGTTTTAGCTGATACAGGTATACGAGTATCAGAACTTTTGAATATAAAAGATAGTGATTTAAGCAGTCAACACATAAGAATTTGTGGAAAAGGCGATAAATGGCGAGTTGTGCCAATTTCTGATGAATTGGATTATTTCATTACAAAATATAGAAGAATAAGAGATAATCACTTTAAAAATATAAGGAATCGCAATAATAGAGAGAGAAAAATCGCTGAAAATTTATTTTTAAACAAAACAGGTTCTGAGATTAAGACGGTTGCTAATTTACAAATAATGATTAAAGAAACAGCAATTAAAGCTAATGTAAGAGAATCAGTCAGAGCAAGTCCTCATACTTTTCGACATTACTGGACTGTAAAAAATCTAAACTTAGGACAAGATATATTTACAATTAGCAGAATTCTAGGTCATTCTAAGCTAGACACAACTAAAATATATATTAGTAGTATCACAGATGAACAACTAATAACTAAAGCAAAACAAACAAGTCCTTTAGCCGATATACTTTAA